The following DNA comes from Burkholderiales bacterium.
ATCGCTCGATGAGGCACTCGCAGATACTGTGTTGGCCGCCGCACTGAGCGCGCGTCCCCGCGAGCTTTCACACGCTGCGTATTGCCCGAGGAAAGCGGCGAGCATTTTGCTGCAACAGGCCAGGCGAGACCCGGTGGCCCTGGTGTTCGGCGGCGAAAAATCCGGGTTAAGCAACGAGCAAATCATCAAATGCCAGTTGCTGGTGCATATTCCAGCAAATCCCAGCTATGCCGCGCTAAATCTGGCGGCGGCAGTACAGGTGATGTGTTACGAACTGCGTTTGGCGTTGGAAGACCGCGACGTGCAGGAATACGAATTTGAAGCGGCGACCTTTGAGGAAACCGAAATGCTCTACCGGCATCTCGAAAAAGTTTTGGTGGAGGCGGGATTTTTGAAACTGGAGCAACCCAAACGGCTTATGGAAAGGTTGCGCAGGCTGTTTGCTCGAACCCGGCTGGAAAGAGATGAGGTTAATATCCTCAGGGGGATTCTGCGGGTTTTTGAGAAATAGTTGATTAATTTACTAGGTTATAGCAAACTCATGCTTCTTAAGGTGAATCGGACATAAAAATGTTTCAGAAGATCAAGGAAGACATTGCGGTGGTATTTGACCGCGACCCCGCGGCGCGTACACCGTGGGAAGTGGTTACCTGCTATCCCGGATTTCATGCGCTGCTGATTCACAGGTTTTCCCATTGGCTGTGGTTCGCGGGTTTCAAATGGCTGGGACGGCTGGTTTCTCATTGTGCGCGATGGATCACCGGCATAGAAATTCACCCAGGGGCGAGCATCGGTAGGCGCGTTTTTATCGATCACGGCATGGGGATCGTCATCGGAGAGACATCGGAAATCGGCGACGATTGCACCTTGTATCACGGAGTCACGCTTGGCGGGACGTCCTGGAACAAGGGCAAGCGTCATCCGACCTTG
Coding sequences within:
- a CDS encoding RNA methyltransferase codes for the protein MNPENPLDNVRVVLNQPSHPGNIGASARAMKTMGLKSLVLVSPKRFPDHEAEVLASNAVDVLSEARVCTSLDEALADTVLAAALSARPRELSHAAYCPRKAASILLQQARRDPVALVFGGEKSGLSNEQIIKCQLLVHIPANPSYAALNLAAAVQVMCYELRLALEDRDVQEYEFEAATFEETEMLYRHLEKVLVEAGFLKLEQPKRLMERLRRLFARTRLERDEVNILRGILRVFEK